A genomic segment from Nymphalis io chromosome 7, ilAglIoxx1.1, whole genome shotgun sequence encodes:
- the LOC126769698 gene encoding LOW QUALITY PROTEIN: brachyurin-like (The sequence of the model RefSeq protein was modified relative to this genomic sequence to represent the inferred CDS: substituted 1 base at 1 genomic stop codon) has translation MKTLLVSVVLAVAISAVYGENNYDGASVYDYHRTVGIPLASKVKTAEELGLKYYPRIVGGSITDIXQVPYHAGLVITILFVLTSMCGGSLISNTRVLTAAHCYTDGILTAQSITVVLGSNTIFTGGHRIATTDIAVHPNWTPSNAANDIAVIYLPSPVITSTGIQPIVLPSADQLGNDFNGFNALASGYGLTRDGGSIPTSQRLSSVNLSVITNAQCAAVYGTDFVHASNICTSGEGGRGTCQGDSGGPLAVNIAGRQVLIGVTSYGARAGCEAGFPAAFARVTSYVSWINSQ, from the exons ATGAAGACTTTGCTGGTTTCGGTTGTACTAGCTGTTGCTATCAGCGCTGTGTATGGAGAAAATAATTACGATGGCGCTTCTGTGTACGATTACCATAGAACAGTTGGTATTCCATTAGCTAGCAAAGTAAAGACCGCTGAAGAATTAGGTTTGAAATACTACCCCAGAATCGTTGGTGGTTCGATCACTGATATCTAGCAAGTTCCCTaccat gCTGGACTCGTTATTACTATCTTATTCGTCCTCACCTCTATGTGCGGCGGTTCGCTGATTTCCAATACTCGCGTTTTGACCGCTGCTCACTGCTACACGGATGGCATTTTGACTGCTCAGTCTATCACTGTCGTCCTCGGTTCCAACACCATCTTCACTGGAGGTCATCGCATTGCCACCACCGATATCGCAGTCCACCCTAACTGGACACCTTCAAACGCCGCTAACGACATTGCTGTTATTTACCTTCCTTCTCCAGTAATAACTAGTA CTGGAATCCAGCCCATCGTTCTCCCTAGTGCCGATCAGCTTGGTAACGATTTCAATGGTTTTAACGCTCTTGCATCCGGATATGGTCTAACCAGAGACG GTGGCTCAATTCCAACGAGCCAAAGACTTAGCTCCGTGAACCTCAGCGTCATAACCAATGCTCAATGCGCTGCTGTATACGGCACCGACTTCGTCCATGCCTCAAATATCTGCACCAGCGGTGAAGGCGGCAGAGGAACTTGCCAAGGTGACTCTGGTGGACCTTTAGCCGTTAACATCGCTGGCAGACAGGTCTTG ATCGGAGTGACATCATATGGAGCCAGAGCTGGTTGTGAGGCCGGTTTCCCTGCAGCTTTCGCAAGAGTTACTTCATACGTATCTTGGATCAATAGCCAATAA